From a region of the Triticum aestivum cultivar Chinese Spring chromosome 7D, IWGSC CS RefSeq v2.1, whole genome shotgun sequence genome:
- the LOC123169118 gene encoding protein PROTON GRADIENT REGULATION 5, chloroplastic, translating into MTASVSYGLRALPTWSSSVSGDDHCSALAMSVSARGPRSTRPLRTPARMGNVNEGKGIFAPLVVVVRNIVGRKRFNQLRGKAIALHSQVITEFCKTIGADPKQRQGLIRLAKKNGEKLGFLA; encoded by the exons ATGACTGCGTCCGTCTCCTACGGGCTGCGAGCTCTTCCGACGTGGTCCAGCTCTGTGTCCGGTGACGACCACTGCTCGGCGCTGGCCATGTCGGTGTCGGCGCGGGGGCCCCGGTCGACGCGGCCCCTTCGGACGCCGGCGAGGATGGGCAATGTAAACGAGGGCAAGGGCATCTTCGCgcccctggtggtggtggtgcgcaaCATCGTCGGACGCAAGCGCTTCAACCAGCTCAGGGGCAAGGCCATCGCGCTGCACTCCCAG GTGATCACCGAGTTCTGTAAGACCATCGGCGCTGACCCCAAGCAGAGGCAGGGCTTGATCCGCCTCGCCAAGAAGAATGGAGAGAAGCTCGGATTCCTTGCTTGA